A segment of the Actinomycetota bacterium genome:
TCTTCATCCGCCACGCGGCGACCGAGGCAACCCAGGACGACCCTCGGCCCAACCTGGCCGACCCACGCACGCAGCGGAATCTCTCCGATGTCGGACGCAACCAGGCCCGGCAGCTCGGCCGGGCGATCCGCCGCCTCCGGATTCCGGTGGGCACGGTGCTGGCCAGCCCCTACGCGCGGACCCGGGAGACCGCCGAGCTGGCCTTCGGCCGGGATCGCGTGCGCGTGACACGAGACCTCCTGAACGAGGCATTCCCCGGCACCGACGACGAGGACCTGGCCCGCCGGCTGATGCGCCTGTTGGCGATGCGACCACCGGCCGGGCAGAACGCGGTGCTCGTCTCCCACGGCTTCAACCTCCAGGGAGCGACGGGACTCTCGGTCGCGGAGGGCGAGTCGGCGGTCTTCGCACCCGGCGGCGCGGACCGCTCCAGGCTGGTCGCGAGGATCACCGCCCAGGAATGGCAGAGCCTGGCGTCGGGCTGATGGGATGCGCTGCGACCGTCTGGTGCGGTCCGGATGAGAACATGGTGAGATGCGCGACGCCCCTTCTGTGGTCGACCTGGCCGGCCTCGCGGCGGCCGGGGACCGGCCAGGCGCCCTGTGGCGGCTGGATGGAG
Coding sequences within it:
- a CDS encoding histidine phosphatase family protein encodes the protein MARLRQGGHVIFIRHAATEATQDDPRPNLADPRTQRNLSDVGRNQARQLGRAIRRLRIPVGTVLASPYARTRETAELAFGRDRVRVTRDLLNEAFPGTDDEDLARRLMRLLAMRPPAGQNAVLVSHGFNLQGATGLSVAEGESAVFAPGGADRSRLVARITAQEWQSLASG